A stretch of Apodemus sylvaticus chromosome 18, mApoSyl1.1, whole genome shotgun sequence DNA encodes these proteins:
- the Dusp26 gene encoding dual specificity protein phosphatase 26 yields the protein MCPGNWLWASMTFMARFSRSSSRSPVRTRGSLEEMPTVHHPFLNVFELERLLYTGKTACNHADEVWPGLYLGDQDMANNRRELRRLGITHVLNASHSRWRGPPEAYEGLGIRYLGVEAHDSPAFDMSVHFQTAADFIHRALSQPGGKILVHCAVGVSRSATLVLAYLMLYHHFTLVEAIKKVKDHRGIIPNRGFLRQLLALDRRLRQGLEA from the exons ATGTGCCCTGGGAACTGGCTCTGGGCCTCCATGACTTTTATGGCCCGCTTCTCCCGAAGCAGTTCAAGGTCCCCTGTCCGTACCCGAGGGAGCCTGGAGGAGATGCCTACTGTTCACCATCCCTTCCTCAACGTCTTTGAGTTGGAAAGGCTCCTCTACACAGGCAAGACGGCCTGTAACCACGCTGACGAGGTCTGGCCGGGCCTCTACCTCGGAGACCA GGACATGGCCAACAATCGCCGGGAGCTCCGTCGCCTGGGCATCACCCATGTCCTCAACGCCTCACACAGCAGGTGGCGAGGCCCCCCTGAGGCCTATGAGGGACTGGGCATCCGCTACCTGGGTGTCGAGGCCCATGACTCGCCAGCCTTTGACATGAGCGTCCACTTTCAGACCGCTGCGGATTTCATCCATCGGGCACTGAGCCAGCCAGGAG GGAAGATCCTGGTGCACTGCGCCGTGGGAGTGAGCAGATCCGCCACCCTGGTGCTGGCCTACCTCATGCTGTACCACCACTTCACCCTTGTGGAGGCCATCAAGAAGGTTAAGGACCACCGGGGCATCATCCCCAACCGGGGTTTCTTGAGGCAGCTCCTGGCCCTGGACCGTAGGCTGCGGCAGGGTCTAGAGGCGTGA